The following proteins are co-located in the Gordonia polyisoprenivorans genome:
- a CDS encoding acylphosphatase, with protein sequence MTDDADSTDRTDGHDAVRLTAYVHGHVQGVGFRWWTRSRALELGLVGYAANQPDGRVRVVAQGPDEAVRALVALLRSDTTPGRVDLVVDSYDAPRAGVTGFVEK encoded by the coding sequence ATGACCGACGACGCCGACAGCACCGACCGCACGGACGGCCATGATGCGGTCCGGCTGACCGCCTACGTCCACGGACACGTGCAGGGAGTCGGGTTCCGCTGGTGGACACGTTCCCGCGCACTGGAACTCGGCCTCGTCGGATACGCCGCCAACCAACCCGACGGTCGGGTGCGGGTCGTGGCCCAGGGACCGGACGAGGCGGTGCGCGCGCTCGTCGCGCTCCTGCGTTCCGACACGACGCCGGGGCGCGTGGATCTCGTCGTCGACTCCTACGACGCCCCGCGCGCCGGTGTGACCGGATTCGTCGAGAAGTAG